GTTATGTTTTAACCGAACGCCTTATTAATTCGTTAGAATATGGAGTTCCGCAAGACAGAGACCGAATTATTCTTCTGGGATTTCGTGAAGAATTGATTATTGATAAAAGCAATCATATTGATCTGCAAAAAAATATTGTTGAGAGTGCTTTTCCTTGGAAAAAGTATATTAAATATTCAAAACGAGAGGTTCTGTCTTACCCTTGGTTGCAAACCAACCAATTTCAAGAAGATTCAGAACTGCCTTTTCCGGGTGGTATTCCGCAAGAGCTAACCGTTGAATATTGGTTCAAGCAAAATGATGTACTTAACCATCTAAATGCTCAACATCATTTTAAACCGAGAGCCGGTCTCAACCGATTTAAATCTGTCGAAGAAGGTGATACTTCCAAAAAATCTTACAAACGCCTTCACCGATGGCGATACTCTCCAACCGCTTGCTATGGAAATAACGAAGTTCATTTACATCCCTACAAAACCCGCAGAATTTCTGTTGCTGAGGCGCTGGCAATACAATCTTTGCCAAAAAACTTTTATCTGCCGCCTTACTTACCCTTAAACATTTTATTTAAAACCGTAGGAAATGGGGTTCCTTACTTAGCTGCACAAGCACTCGCACAGACAATTTTGGATTATTTAGAAATCAGTAAAGTCGAGCGCGTCGTAGAATTAATTTCATGAAATTCAGACTCGGCGCTCGTTATGCCGCAAAGAAGATAAAAGTATCTTTTGTTACTTCTAAATGGGTGATGATTTCAACTGTTAGATAAAAAATCAACTGTTGGCAAAAGCGGATCTTTAACAATCCCCACACCGGCAAACCCCCAGCGAGTCAGCAAACCCTTTAATTGAGAGCCGGTGATTGACTCCACGCCAAACTTATCCGCAACACCGGCACCGTGTGTATTGAGGTAGCTTAGCGCGTCAGAATGCTCTTGGAACATCAGCAAATAGCCTTTGCCGCCGCTAGTATTGGGATGAGCCGCCAAATAGCTACCGTCAGCTTTAGAACGAACTAAATAGTGAATTTGTGAAAACATAGTTCCCCCTCTTACTAAGCTTAATTCATATCTTCCAGTTTAATTCGGGGATCAGAAACTTTTAAAAGTAAATCTGCTAGCAAATTCCCTACAATTAGCATGACAGCACCCATCATCAAACTTGCCATTACTAAATACAAATCTTGATTCGTTACCGCTTGCAAAATCAGCCGGCCTAATCCGGGCCAATTAAAGAAAAATTCTGCAATAAACGCCCCGCCTAACAAGCCGGCAAACTCAAATCCTAATAATGTAATTAGAGGATTCACTGCATTTCGCAGAGCGTGTACATAAATGACTCGATTTTCGGGTAAACCCTTTGCACGAGCGGTTCGGATATAATCTTGGCGCAGTACATCTAGTAATTGTCCGCGAGTAATTCGCTGCAAGCCGGCAAAACTGGTAACACTGAGCGCGATTGTCGGTAAAATCATGTGCCAGCCAATATCTAAAACTTTCCCCAACGGCGTTAAATCCGCATAATTAATGCTAGTCATGCCGCCGACTGGAAAGAGCGGGGAAGTAACTTGAGCGAAAAATAAGAGTACCAGCGCCGTGATAAAGCTGGGAAAACCTTGCCCGATGTAGCTAATGACACGCAGGATGCGATCAGTTAGATCATTTTGCTGAACCGCGCCAATAATCCCCAGAGGAATTGCAATTGCCCAAGTCAAAAGTAACGATGAAATGGCTAGCAATAGGGTTGCCGGTATGCGCTCCCACAACAGAGATGCCACTGAGCGTTGGTAAACAAAACTCGTGCCAAAATCCCCTTGTGTAACAATTCGTCTTAACCAGCGCCCATATTGCTCCAACGGCGGCTTATCTAAGCCAAAATTAATACTTAATTGTTTGATAGTTTCCGGAGAAATCTTGGGATTTTGCCGCAGCGTATCCAAGTAATCTCCTGGTGCTAGTTGAATAATTGCAAAGCATAATGCTGATGCTAGAAACAGCGTTAAAAGTGCTTGTAACAGCCGCTTTAACACATATAAAAGCGTCTCGCTGGTGGCAAGCGCCGCCATTCCATTTGTAAAAGATTCCAGCCCCCGGCTGCCTGAAGAATGCTTAGTAGAAGTCATAAAAAAAACGATTAGATAGAGATGGAGGCAGGGGCAAAGCGGCAAAGCAACACAGAAGCATAGAAATTACCTAACCGATTTTCTCTGCTTCTACCTTTGAGTTGGCGCAGCCTTGCCCGTACCTTTAGGTGGGCGAAGCCTTGCCCCATAAGCCTTAATACTCGATTAAACTCACCACCGGCACATTTGGCAGTTTGTGACGACCGCCCAAAGCCGCTAGCTCTAAGATAAAGCCAAAACCGACCAATTCGCCGCCCGTCTGCTGCACGAGATCCGCCGTTGCCTTTGCTGTACCGCCGGTTGCCATCAGATCGTCCACAATGAGCACCCGACTGCCCGGTTCCCAGGCATCCTGATGCATTTCTAGCCGGTCTGTCCCATACTCTAGCTCATACTCGACAGCATAAATCGCCGCCGGCAACTTGCCCGGTTTCCGCACCGGCACAAAACCGGCACCCAGTTTATAAGCCATTGGCACCGCAAAAATGAAGCCTCGTGACTCCATGCCAACAATATAATCGGGTTTTAAATCGGCACATTTTTCTGACATCGTGTCGATGGTGTAGCGCAGCCCCTGTGGGTCGCGCAAGAGCGTTGTAATATCCCGAAACAAAATACCCGGTTTCGGAAAATCTGGGATGTCGCGAATCAGAGACTTCAAATCCATGAGTTGATGATTGAGGGTGAGTTTGGCATCAGTATCGTCTTGTCTGCCGGTTCGGGAACTATCCTCTAGCCTGACAGGGGTTGCGACAAAATCGTACAGCTCTTCATGGTGCGTTTGTCAAGCAATCTTGCTCCGATCCCGTACACTAGAATTTAGCACCGGCTCACCGCCAACACCCATCAAAATGCCCAGCTCTCTTATGTGCCCTTACGGATCACTGTGCAGAAATCTTGCTAAAATTGACTGTTTGTTTGTCCCCGGATTTTTAATTTCAAGTGCTGAATTTTGGTAGCACACAGATGGGTTCGCGCCACTAGTAGAAAAGGGCATCAATGTCAATAGAAAAACTTAGGTATTTTTGTTTGCAAGCCATTATAAATTTAGTCTTGATTAGTCCAGTTGACCCCCCCAGGCAGTTAGCATGAATGGTCCAGTAAGCGTAATGCAATCCAATAGTCCGCCCGAACGGTCAACC
The Microcoleus sp. FACHB-672 DNA segment above includes these coding regions:
- a CDS encoding DNA cytosine methyltransferase, with translation MSQRPSIFSFFSGTGFLDLGFELSGYNIVYVNEIHPPFLEAYRYSREQLNLLEPEYNYFKEDVIKLTEGKDKLRLKELIQDARKSSNIIGFIGGPPCPDFSIGGKNKGGEGERGKLSAAYIELICQQKPDFFLFENVKGLWQTKKHRLFFDELKSKTQEAGYVLTERLINSLEYGVPQDRDRIILLGFREELIIDKSNHIDLQKNIVESAFPWKKYIKYSKREVLSYPWLQTNQFQEDSELPFPGGIPQELTVEYWFKQNDVLNHLNAQHHFKPRAGLNRFKSVEEGDTSKKSYKRLHRWRYSPTACYGNNEVHLHPYKTRRISVAEALAIQSLPKNFYLPPYLPLNILFKTVGNGVPYLAAQALAQTILDYLEISKVERVVELIS
- a CDS encoding ABC transporter permease, with amino-acid sequence MTSTKHSSGSRGLESFTNGMAALATSETLLYVLKRLLQALLTLFLASALCFAIIQLAPGDYLDTLRQNPKISPETIKQLSINFGLDKPPLEQYGRWLRRIVTQGDFGTSFVYQRSVASLLWERIPATLLLAISSLLLTWAIAIPLGIIGAVQQNDLTDRILRVISYIGQGFPSFITALVLLFFAQVTSPLFPVGGMTSINYADLTPLGKVLDIGWHMILPTIALSVTSFAGLQRITRGQLLDVLRQDYIRTARAKGLPENRVIYVHALRNAVNPLITLLGFEFAGLLGGAFIAEFFFNWPGLGRLILQAVTNQDLYLVMASLMMGAVMLIVGNLLADLLLKVSDPRIKLEDMN
- a CDS encoding adenine phosphoribosyltransferase, producing MDLKSLIRDIPDFPKPGILFRDITTLLRDPQGLRYTIDTMSEKCADLKPDYIVGMESRGFIFAVPMAYKLGAGFVPVRKPGKLPAAIYAVEYELEYGTDRLEMHQDAWEPGSRVLIVDDLMATGGTAKATADLVQQTGGELVGFGFILELAALGGRHKLPNVPVVSLIEY